A stretch of the Desulfobacter sp. genome encodes the following:
- the lhgO gene encoding L-2-hydroxyglutarate oxidase, which yields MAKFDITLIGGGIVGAATALELKTRYPRAKILLVEKKKNLASHQTGHNSGVVHAGVYYAPGTLKADFCRQGARDTKNFCAIHNLPFRQCGKLLVATTPLELERMKALKTRCEKNHITTHWVNQYELGRLEPNIVGLGALKVSGTGITDFVKITAKFGELFQQKGGTLCFGNEVTRILETQDSVTLALGRKTVSTRYLIVCGGLNADRLARMMDIDINFMIIPFRGEYYRLPKRLNKIVSHLIYPIPDPDLPFLGVHLTPMIDHGMTVGPNAVMGWKKEGYGKINFSASQSLAMIKFKGFRQVLAANFKSGVKEWIDSAYKPGWFCCKKLLMSDTSPFWH from the coding sequence TTGGCAAAATTTGACATCACCCTGATCGGCGGCGGTATTGTGGGCGCAGCAACCGCCCTGGAACTCAAAACCCGGTATCCAAGAGCAAAAATCCTATTGGTGGAAAAGAAAAAAAACTTAGCCTCCCACCAGACCGGCCATAATTCAGGGGTGGTCCATGCCGGAGTATATTATGCCCCCGGCACTCTTAAGGCAGATTTTTGCAGGCAGGGTGCCAGGGACACCAAAAATTTTTGCGCGATCCACAACCTGCCTTTCAGGCAATGCGGCAAATTATTGGTGGCCACCACCCCCTTAGAGCTTGAACGGATGAAAGCGCTTAAAACAAGGTGTGAAAAAAACCATATCACTACCCATTGGGTTAACCAATATGAGCTTGGTCGACTGGAGCCCAATATTGTTGGACTGGGCGCATTAAAAGTTTCTGGCACCGGGATTACGGATTTTGTAAAAATCACCGCCAAATTCGGAGAGTTGTTTCAACAAAAAGGCGGCACCCTATGCTTTGGAAATGAGGTGACCCGAATCCTGGAAACACAGGATTCAGTGACCCTTGCCCTGGGCCGAAAAACGGTTTCCACCCGGTATCTCATTGTCTGCGGCGGGCTGAATGCAGACCGGCTGGCCCGGATGATGGACATTGATATCAACTTTATGATCATTCCATTCAGGGGGGAATATTACCGGCTGCCCAAACGACTCAATAAAATTGTCTCCCATCTTATTTACCCCATCCCCGACCCTGATCTGCCCTTTTTAGGGGTTCACCTCACCCCCATGATAGACCATGGAATGACCGTGGGGCCCAATGCGGTCATGGGATGGAAAAAAGAAGGATATGGGAAAATCAATTTTTCGGCCAGTCAAAGTTTGGCCATGATCAAATTCAAAGGATTCAGGCAGGTGCTGGCGGCAAATTTCAAATCCGGGGTGAAAGAATGGATTGATTCGGCGTATAAACCCGGATGGTTCTGTTGCAAAAAATTATTAATGTCTGATACAAGTCCGTTTTGGCACTAA
- a CDS encoding iron-sulfur cluster assembly scaffold protein: MDDTDFWNSHSLHFLEMAYKNDHREKILHPDGYGTRTGDCGDRVEFFIMVDQGRLATVSFELDGCVHTVACCNTVVQMSQGLTLEKAWEINADKVASYLETLPEDHYHCAELSVGGFYLALSDYQNHNFKKR; encoded by the coding sequence ATGGATGATACGGATTTTTGGAACAGCCATTCTCTGCATTTTCTTGAGATGGCCTATAAAAATGACCATAGGGAAAAAATTTTGCATCCGGACGGCTACGGCACCCGAACAGGCGATTGCGGAGACCGGGTGGAATTTTTTATCATGGTGGACCAAGGACGGCTTGCAACGGTCTCCTTTGAACTTGACGGGTGTGTTCATACGGTGGCCTGCTGCAATACCGTGGTTCAGATGAGCCAGGGATTAACCCTGGAAAAGGCCTGGGAAATCAATGCGGACAAAGTGGCATCATACCTTGAGACCCTGCCCGAGGACCATTACCATTGTGCTGAACTGTCAGTGGGGGGATTTTATTTGGCCCTTTCCGATTACCAGAATCATAATTTTAAAAAAAGGTAG